One stretch of Flavobacterium sp. 9 DNA includes these proteins:
- the def gene encoding peptide deformylase produces MILPIVGYGDPVLRKVGEAITPDYPNLKETIANMYETMYNAYGVGLAAPQVGMAIRLFVIDTTPFSDDEDLPSEEQEDLKGFKKTFINAKIVKEEGEEWSFNEGCLSIPDVREDVYRKPTVTIEYCEEDFVMKTEVFDGLIARVIQHEYDHIEGVLFTDKISSLKKRLIQKKLKNITEGKTFQEYRMKFAAAKKGR; encoded by the coding sequence ATGATTTTACCAATTGTAGGATATGGTGATCCTGTTTTAAGAAAAGTGGGTGAGGCGATTACGCCAGATTACCCAAACTTAAAAGAAACGATAGCAAACATGTATGAAACCATGTACAACGCTTATGGTGTTGGACTTGCTGCACCGCAAGTAGGTATGGCAATTCGTTTGTTTGTGATTGATACGACTCCTTTTAGCGATGATGAAGATTTACCGTCAGAAGAGCAAGAAGATTTAAAAGGCTTTAAGAAGACTTTTATCAATGCTAAGATAGTTAAAGAAGAAGGTGAGGAGTGGAGTTTTAACGAAGGATGCTTAAGTATTCCGGATGTTCGCGAAGATGTTTATAGAAAACCAACTGTTACGATCGAATATTGTGAAGAAGATTTCGTAATGAAAACAGAGGTTTTTGATGGTTTAATAGCAAGAGTTATTCAGCACGAATATGATCATATCGAAGGCGTTTTATTTACGGATAAAATATCTTCATTGAAAAAACGTTTGATTCAAAAGAAATTGAAAAATATTACTGAAGGTAAGACTTTTCAAGAGTACAGAATGAAATTTGCTGCTGCTAAAAAAGGAAGATAA
- a CDS encoding DUF5606 domain-containing protein — MNLEKILAISGKPGLYVLKVQTRTGFVAESLLDGKKITVNLKSNVSLLSEISIYTHDGEKPLTEVMQRIATKENKGQAISHKEDNATLAAYFKEILPDYDEERVYPSDIKKVLNWYNTLEAKGLVTDEAPAAAETTEEAPVVEEKPKKAPAAKKAKAKKEE; from the coding sequence ATGAATTTAGAGAAAATTTTAGCCATTTCTGGGAAACCAGGTTTATATGTATTGAAAGTACAAACTCGTACAGGTTTTGTGGCAGAATCATTATTAGATGGAAAAAAAATCACAGTAAACTTAAAAAGTAATGTAAGCTTATTGTCTGAAATTTCAATTTATACACACGATGGCGAGAAACCATTAACTGAAGTAATGCAACGTATTGCAACTAAAGAAAATAAAGGTCAAGCTATTTCGCACAAAGAAGACAATGCTACATTAGCAGCTTATTTCAAAGAAATTTTACCTGATTATGATGAAGAAAGAGTTTATCCTTCTGATATTAAAAAAGTATTAAACTGGTACAATACACTTGAGGCAAAAGGTTTAGTTACTGATGAAGCTCCAGCTGCTGCTGAAACTACTGAGGAAGCTCCAGTTGTTGAAGAGAAACCAAAAAAAGCTCCAGCTGCTAAAAAAGCAAAAGCTAAAAAAGAAGAATAG